The proteins below come from a single Kosakonia sp. SMBL-WEM22 genomic window:
- a CDS encoding SMI1/KNR4 family protein, whose translation MNEQLLTRVRENLISDQDMVLYGIPATDEEIANAEEKLNIKFNEQYIEFIKLFGGAFGGIAIHAFINGSLVGKATVVDLTQKFRETYKDLDESVLNAFYVISDDGSGNPILMNSDGEIYIFTHDTYGMECLYSSLEELLIKSFPLTH comes from the coding sequence ATGAATGAACAATTGTTAACTCGAGTCAGAGAGAACTTAATATCTGATCAGGATATGGTTTTGTACGGGATTCCTGCTACAGATGAAGAGATAGCAAACGCAGAAGAAAAGTTGAACATTAAATTTAATGAGCAATATATTGAATTCATAAAATTGTTTGGCGGGGCTTTTGGAGGTATAGCTATACATGCTTTCATTAATGGTTCTTTAGTTGGAAAAGCGACAGTGGTTGATCTGACGCAAAAATTCAGAGAAACATACAAAGATCTTGATGAGTCCGTTTTGAACGCATTCTACGTTATTTCAGATGATGGTAGTGGAAACCCTATCCTTATGAATAGTGATGGCGAGATATATATTTTTACACATGATACTTATGGAATGGAGTGTTTGTATTCTTCGTTAGAAGAGTTACTCATAAAATCATTTCCATTAACACACTGA